The DNA sequence GCCCAGATGGAATGCATGCTATTTTCTATAAGAAATTCTAGGAGCTGTTGGGTGATAACTTAGTCAAAGAAGTTCTAGAAGCAGTGAATACAGAGAGCATACGAGACGGATGGAATGATACAATGATTGTTCTAATTCCCAAGGTAAACAATCCAACTATGGTTTCCCAATTTCATcctatctatttctacttattgTAGAAGGGCTACCAAGCTTACTAAAAGGAGCAGAGAGCAGAGGAGAGTTGCATGGTGTTCGTGTTTGTAGAAATGCACCAGTGATTACTCATTTGCTGTTTGCAGATGACTCGTTGATTTTAATGCAAACAGATAAGGAGAATGCAGAAAAGCTAAAGAGCTTGCTAGATCGCTATTGTGCAGATTCGGGACAAAAATTCAGTGATGCAAAATCTAGCATTTTCTTCAGTGAGAATACAGAAGTAACAGTCAAAACTAAGGTATGTGAAGCTCTAAATATTATGATAGAGTCATTGATAGACAAATACCTTGGTATTCTAGCCTTGATAGGGGCAGACCGTAGTGATTATTTTCAACACCTTATTCATAGAGTACGAGCCAAAACAAAAGGTTGGAAGGAGAAGCTCTTAAGCATGGATGGGAAGGAAATTCTAATAAAATCCATTGCTCAAGCCGTTCTTGTTTTTGCAAGGATGGTGTTCAAAATCCCAAAAAAACATTTGCAAAGGGATGTCAGATGCCATATTGCAATTCTGGTGGGGTGATGACGATGATCATAAGAGAATTTACTAGAAAGCTTGGTGGAAACTATGTGTACCAAAGAAAAGAGGTGGCATGGGTTTTAGAGACCTTGAAAGCTTCAATAGGGCTTTGCTTGCAAAACAAGTGTGGAGGTTGCTGCTTGAACCAGAATCATTGTGTGCAAAAGTATTGAGAGCAAGATACTACCCTAATGGAAAACTTTATAATGCAAGACTAAAAAGTGGAAGCTCATATACCTCGCAAAGTATTATGGCAGGTCTGGAGTGTTTTAAAAGGAGATATATTTGGAGAGTAGGGTATGGATCCCAAATTAAAATCTAGGAAGACAGGTGGATTCCTTCAAGCCACAATCTGAAAGTTCAAACACCAAGAGGAAACAATCTGCCTACTATGGTTGATGAGCTCATAAATCCAATTACTGGAACATGGGATGAGGACCTGATCAAGGCCTTATTTTGGACAGTGGATGTAAATAGAATTCTACAAATCCCGCTTCGGCAAGGAAGACAGGATGTTGTAGCATGGCATCACAATCAAAATGGGTACTTTTCAGTTGGGTCAACATACCATCTCCAATGGTTACATAAGTTCAGAGTAAATCACGTGAATGAACAAGTAGGTGGTGTAGGTAATGATGAAGTGTGGTCAAAGCTTTGGAATTTAGATGTCCTGACTAAGATCAAAATTTTTAGGTGGAGAGTACTACATGGTCTAATACCTTGTCAGTGGATTCTTGCAAATCGTCATATTTAGAATTCAAGCAGTTGCCCATCTTGCCATGAGGGATGTGAAAGACATAAAACATGTTCTAGTTACTTGTGGTTGAGCAAAGGAGATTTGGTGTATACTCCGAGTTGCAAATTAAATTCAAAATCTACTAGAAGTCGGCCGATCTAGTTCAGCGGTGGTAGTGGAGATGATTAATTTGTCAAGACCACTAAGATCTTTGAATCAAGTAGGTTTTGCAGGTGGGTGGCATATCTGGTGGGAACGCAAACAGTATGTCCATAGAGAAACTGTTCAAAATCCGACACCTTCTATGTCTATTGCAACATTAACAATAAACTATCAAAgagcaaagaagaagaagactagGAAACAAGAAGGATAGAAGAAACCCCCAGAAGGCAAGTTACTATTAAATGTGGATGCTAGCTATAAGCCTAAGGCAGTGGCAGCAAGGAGCAATTATTAGAGACTCAAGTGGATCCTTTATAGCGGCTGGCTCATGTTTTATGGAGCATGCGGTGGATGCTACGATGAGCCTGCTGTTGGCTCAGAATATTGGATGCACCTAGCTCATGATCCAATCAGATTATGTGGAGGTAGTAGAAACAATGATACAAGATGGTTTCTCAGCTACGGCAAGTGCTCCTGTTTATGACGAATGTAATCAGCTTTGGCAAGAGTTTGTTTCAATAGTTATAGAACATTATAATCGGGAAGCTAATAGAGTGGCACATGAATTAGCTAGGGTAGCTATTACATCTAAATCTTCTTGTATTTGTGTCGATAAACCCCTAACTTTATATTAGAAGCCTTGGTGAATAATATAACCATTTTTTAAGATCAATAAAGTATGCCGAATGGcttactaagagcatctccaagagactaggtaaaattatattctaaactacaagatttaaccattgtgtaaaataaaaaactcactcaaagcATAGAGGTCCAGAACAACCTTTGTATATgatagctagtgaggacgacatgctatatatgacaaaCGAAAGTTTATGAATAGAAAACTtactattttagcaaaccagatagcacacctgttggagtttaatttttgttttgaaaatataaaaatacccTAAATAATACGAACAGCATATCTGTTGGAAAAGTCAAAACCCCGCCTCTGGTACTGACAGGTGGCCCCGCAAGTCCAACTTGATCCAGGTACGTCATCCGCTGACACATCCGCCGGCACGCACGCGGTGGCCCACAGTCAGCCACCGAGCTTCATCCCGTCGTACTCGTGAGTCGTGACGCTTCCCATTCCCCCCGCGACCCTGCCGGCCTACCCCCACTCTCCCACTCCAGATCTCCTCCTCCAccccgtcgccgtcgtcgtcttcctcctctccgGCCGGCCGATGCGTCCCAAACCCTAGCCCCCGGTGCAAAACCCTAgatcccgccgccgccggcatggATCCCAACTCCGGATCCGCGTCTCGCCACGGGCGCCTCCTCATCTCGCCGTCGCTCTCCACTCCGACCTTCTCCACCCGCTCCCCGTCCCCCTCACCGGCCGCGTCCCCCGCgccgcaccaccaccaccaggagCGCCGCAACTCCACGTCCTCCCCGAAACCACTGGTCCCCTTCCCGGCCTCCTCTTCCGCCAGCCGGCCCCGCTCCTCCTTCGGCGGCGCGGGGCCCCGCGGCGCCGCGGCGGGGGCGGCCTCGGCCTCGGGCCCGGCGTTCGCCCACAACGCGCGcctcgcggcggcgctggtgcccGCCGCGGCCTTCCTTCTCGACCTTGGCGGGCTCCCCGTCTTCGCCGTCCTCGCCATCGGCCTCGCGGCGGCGTACCTCCTCGACGCGCTCCAGCTGCGCCAGGGCGCCTTCTTCACCATgtgggcggcgctgctcgcggccgatgtcgccttcttcttctccgCCTCCCTCTCgtctgccgccgccgcctctctGCCACTCACCGTCCTCGCGCTGCTTCTATGCGCCGAGACCTCCTTCCTCATTGGCGTATGGGCATCGCTGCAGTTCCGATGGATCCAGCTCGAGAACCCGACCATTGTTGCCGCCCTAGAGCGGTTGCTCTTCGCGTGTGTGCCCATCGCCGCGCCTGCCCTCTTCACGTGGGCTCTCGTATCTGCGGTCGGCATGACCAATGCATCCTACTACTTTGCCGCGTTCTGCATGGTGTTCTACTGGATGTTCTCCATACCCCGTCCGTCCAGCTTCAATAGCCGGAAGCAGGATGCTCCAATGCTGGACAGTGATGGCATTCTTGGCCCCTTGGAGAGCTGTGTGCATTCTCTGTATGTGCTGTTTGTGCCGGTGTTGTTCCATGCTGCATCCCATCATGCCACACTCTTCACTTCGTGGGCCAGTGTGTCTGaattgctgctgctgttcttCATACCGTTCTTGTTCCAGCTTTATGCTTCCACTCGTGGTGCACTGTGGTGGATCACCAGGGATGCACGCGCAATGGACCAGATAAGAATTGCGAATGGGTTCGTTGCACTGGTCGTGGTGGTGCTTTGCCTTGAGGTGCGAGTTGTATTCCACTCGTTTGGAAGATACATTCATGCTCCACCACCGTTGAATTACCTGCTTGTAACTGTCACAATGCTTGGTGGCGCTTTGGGCCTTGCAGCACATGCTGCGGGCAAGGTCGGGGATGCTGCTAGCTCGGTGGCTTTTACAGGGGTGGCAGTGCTAGTCAGTGGAGCAGGAGCTGTAGTCATTGGATTCCCCGTGATGGTATGTTGCAGCCTCATTTATGCAATTGGTATCTGCTTATGTGACATTTTGATTTGCTAAAGTTAATGCATGTTGCATGCTACATTGAACCAACAAATGTAGCTGTATGAAGTACATCTTGTATTGTGAAGTCAATATGAGGCTTTGGACTTTTACTAATGATAACTACTGCTTCTGGTCTTGTATGGTACATTTGAGTTTCTCTTTGTTGTCTCTACTCAACATATTTTAGACTAGTTCTACATCAGGTATTATTAGTAGCACTTAGATAAATTAGTCAAAGGGGCTATTGCCCTTATCATTAAGTTAGTACTGCCATTGCTGTCTGTTCATTTTATGTCACATTTGTTACACTATAGATACAGTATGGTTAAACAATTTTATTAGACTTTACACCAAATATGTGTTTGCTATTTTTCTTGTCTCTTTGTATTGTTGAGGATCTAGGTTCTTATGTTCATTGGTTCTTTAGCAGCAATATCTTTTAAACTTTAATATCGTTAGCTCACACTAGTTTTTACTCGGATGAATCTGGCAGTTGTTTATGTTAGTGAGATCATTATGGTTTGGATCATCTTCAAAAGTTGACCACCAAACTGAAGCAATACAACTTTTtgaagcttttgcttgatttatGCCAATTTTTGACATGGATAAATTGAGTAAATTTCACAAACTacactatttttttttaaaatatcacaaaactacACTTTCGAAAGTTAGTTTCATATAACTACACCTCTATTGAAACCAATATTGCAAAATTACAGTTTCTAAGGTTAACTTCACAAGAATACACTTCAATTGTCAATTCATCATATAAAAAGCTACACATTTATTGTTATTACACATTGCAAAATTTCAGCTTTTAAACCTTTAAAAgcatagttttgtgtaattggTTCCCAGGGGTGTACTTTTATTTTTGTACCTATTTCAATGAAAGTGTAGTTTTAGGAAACTATTTCTACTTTCTATGAAGTGTAGTTTTGCAATGGTTTTCCAATCATTGTGTAGCTTTGTGGGTTAACTGCAGTATAGGAACTAGAGATATGTTAGAGACATGTTACTTATTTGAATGAGAATAGATTGTGGTATTGTGTGGTCATATGTGCTCATACTTGATAGTACTTGATTGCTGTTGGTAGATGCTCATCAGTTATGTATTACATGTTTTAACAATTGTTGTTGTTCTTGTTTGCTTTGACCTGACTCTTTGCATTTTTGTTTGAAATGCTGTAGCTAAGTTGAACACTTGCACTCTTACACCCTTATAATCCCTCAACTTGTGTCATCCTGACCTCAATATCTCAATGATGTTGTTGCTTAGTACTTGAATCATGGCTGTGCGAAGCTAGTGAGTTCCTTGGCAGGGGTGAAGGTTTTTGAATATTGCAGTGCTGCCAATTCTTTCAAACCCTATGTAGATTATATTAAATATCTATTGCATAAATACTGCAATGGTATAGTGAGCATGTCTTGTTGCAACCAATTTTTACCTAGTGCCCTGTGTTACAGTAACATGCAATCGCGCTTCACTAGCAATCCTGTCCTGAATCTTGCAACATTTTCTACCAGTTATTTTTGTTTGCACATCAACAGATAGTTGTGTAAGGTCATACTTAATGCCTTTTTGTTAATTCTTTTGCAGTTTCTGCCACTGCCGATGATTTCTGGCTATTATGTTGCAAGGTTCTTTACtaagaaaagtttgtcatcataCTTTACCTTTGTGGCACTTGCAAGCTTGATGGTCCTTTGGTTTGTGGTGCACAATTATTGGGATCTGAATATTTGGCTTGCTGGCATGCCATTGAAGTCCTTCACCAAGTATATTGTTGCAGCTGTCATCATGGCAATGGCTGTTCCTGGTTTGGCACTTCTCCCAACAAAACTTCgttttcttctggaacttggtcTTATTGGTCATACATTGTTGCTATGCTACATCGAGAACCGATTGTTCAACTATGCCTCCATGTATTACTATGGATTTGAAGAGGATATCATCTATCCTAATTATATGGTTTTTATTACAACCTTTTTGGGCTTGGCTCTTGTAAGAAGATTACATGTAGATCAGAGACTAGGGCCCAAAGCTGCTTGGATTTTAACTTGTCTATATTCATCAAAATTAGCAATGCTGTTTATGACATCAAGATCAGTTATATGGGTCTCAGCTGTTCTGCTACTTGCTGTTACCCCCCCTTTACTTCTTTACAGGTATTTTCTGAAAATCTAGTGTTTTGGTAGAAAGACCAACAATTTTTTTGCTCCGCAAATTTTTGTTGATaaattcttcttgcttgtgaCTTTCAGAGACAAGTCCAAAGGAGCTTCTAAGATGAAAGTCTGGCAAGCTTATTTCCATGCATCTGTAATAGCGTTTTCTGCCTGGCTCTGTCGGGAAACAATTTTTGAAGCTTTACAATGGTGGAATGGAAGACCTCCTTCAGATGGTTTGTTACTGGGTTCATATATTCTGTTGACAGGAGTTGCATGCATTCCAATAGTCGTTCTCCATTTCCCACATGTTCAGGTAGTTGCTAGTTATATTCGTTCTTGTTGAAAAGACTAATCATCCTACTGCTTACAATATATTAGATGTTGTGATATTTCTATGCTGTTATTGTTTTATTCTCAAGAAATATCTTGTGAAGGACTGTTCATTTCCAGAGTTTTAGCGTGATGTTAGGTGTTCTTACGATGGATAATTTACTAATTTTTTTATTCTAGGAATCTATAGATGAGTTTAGAAGCATGAAACTGGACTTGCAGTCATATTTACAGTGTCAGACTGAGAGAGCATGCATATTTTTAGGACCACATGGCTAAATTGATAGAGGCAAGGTCAGactaaaatgtatcaagatctcacTTGCAATCTGGAATATCAAAATGATATGCTTCCCTGGTAATTCAGGAACTTTGCAAATTTAAAGAAGAAAAAATTTAGTTTACTTCATGGGATGCATTCTGAACTTTGAACTGAAAACACAGCCTAATGGTTTCAAAGTTTGGCCATGTATGGTCTGAATTGTTGACATTATTTTGTTAACTTGAAAGCAATAATCATTTCATTCGAAGGATTATATTTTACCATTACTGAAGAGTTTTCAAATGATCAGGATGTGAGCTTTATAACGCTAAAAGATATGCTTTGACTGAAATGGCTGTGATGCATGCAACAACATATAATTATGGATTTGGGACACCATAATTCAAAATTTGAACTTTCTTTGGACTATCATTTATCTCTGGAATTTTAGTTATGTAATTCCCAATTGTGGTTTTACTTCCTTAACCAACCATAAGAAATAGTCCTAATAGCTTCTGTTTTTTTGGAGTTGTTATTAAGTTATTCGTTCCAGTTGGATTCAAGTGTCATTTGAGCTGAGAACCAAATGATCAAGAAACACTGATGTTCAATTCAGTCTTTCCACCTATACCCCTTTTAATATGATTGCATGGTATAGTTAACAAAAGCTCTGCATTATTGCTTGCTCCAGCACAAAATAGCATGATTTGAAGTGAACCACCTGTTCACTGTTGTGTGCTCCTTGGTTAGTGGAGTGAGCTCTGAAACACAAACTTAAAACTAATTGCAGGGAGTACAGCCCACATATTTCTGATTCCTGTAATCCTGTCAATGAAAAGGAATAATTTGTTTTTGCCTTTTGTTACTGTAATTGAATTTGAGTACTCTTTACCGAAAAGCATCTTCAAGTTAAAGATTGAACCATACCTCTTGTTTTCTAGTACTTCCGTTTACCCTCTCTTATGCTACTTTTGCTCTATACCTGTCTACAGCTTGCAAATTCTTTGTTGCTGCACCAATTGATTATATTTCAATATTTCCTTGCAGTCAGCGAAGAGATTCCTGGTCCTTGTTGTGGCTACAGGCCTTCTCTTCGTTGTTATGCAGCCTCCTATTAAGCTATCATGGGTATACCGGTCGGATTTTATCACAGCAGCACATTTATCTGATGATGACATTTCAATATATGGGTTTGTAGCATCTAAGCCCACATGGCCGTCATGGCTGCTTATTGCAACTGTGGTACTTACACTAGCAGCAGTTACATCCATCATCCCAGTGAAGTATGTTGTTGAGCTGAGGGCTTTGTATGCAGTGGCAGTTGGGATTACTCTAGGCATCTACATATCTGTTCAGTACTTCTTCCAGGCAGTTGTTCTGTATCCTCTTCTTGTTGCAACAATTGTCTCTGCGGCAGTCTTTGTCGTATTCACACATCTTCCTTCTGAATCTAGCACAAGGGTTTTGCCATGGGTGTTCTCTTTCTTGGTAGCTTTGTTCCCAGTCACCTATCTGCTTGAAGGACAC is a window from the Sorghum bicolor cultivar BTx623 chromosome 5, Sorghum_bicolor_NCBIv3, whole genome shotgun sequence genome containing:
- the LOC8083166 gene encoding uncharacterized protein LOC8083166 encodes the protein MDPNSGSASRHGRLLISPSLSTPTFSTRSPSPSPAASPAPHHHHQERRNSTSSPKPLVPFPASSSASRPRSSFGGAGPRGAAAGAASASGPAFAHNARLAAALVPAAAFLLDLGGLPVFAVLAIGLAAAYLLDALQLRQGAFFTMWAALLAADVAFFFSASLSSAAAASLPLTVLALLLCAETSFLIGVWASLQFRWIQLENPTIVAALERLLFACVPIAAPALFTWALVSAVGMTNASYYFAAFCMVFYWMFSIPRPSSFNSRKQDAPMLDSDGILGPLESCVHSLYVLFVPVLFHAASHHATLFTSWASVSELLLLFFIPFLFQLYASTRGALWWITRDARAMDQIRIANGFVALVVVVLCLEVRVVFHSFGRYIHAPPPLNYLLVTVTMLGGALGLAAHAAGKVGDAASSVAFTGVAVLVSGAGAVVIGFPVMFLPLPMISGYYVARFFTKKSLSSYFTFVALASLMVLWFVVHNYWDLNIWLAGMPLKSFTKYIVAAVIMAMAVPGLALLPTKLRFLLELGLIGHTLLLCYIENRLFNYASMYYYGFEEDIIYPNYMVFITTFLGLALVRRLHVDQRLGPKAAWILTCLYSSKLAMLFMTSRSVIWVSAVLLLAVTPPLLLYRDKSKGASKMKVWQAYFHASVIAFSAWLCRETIFEALQWWNGRPPSDGLLLGSYILLTGVACIPIVVLHFPHVQSAKRFLVLVVATGLLFVVMQPPIKLSWVYRSDFITAAHLSDDDISIYGFVASKPTWPSWLLIATVVLTLAAVTSIIPVKYVVELRALYAVAVGITLGIYISVQYFFQAVVLYPLLVATIVSAAVFVVFTHLPSESSTRVLPWVFSFLVALFPVTYLLEGHLRSKSFADEDEAEKFTNMLAIEGARMSLLGLYAAIFMIIALEIKFELALLLREKAADRGMHGPSSRSSAFPPKARLLQQRRAHAAPTFTIKRLAAEAAWMPAIGNVSTVLCFGICLVLNITLTGGSNRAIFFLAPILLLLNQDSDIFAGFGDRQRYFPVTVSISGYLLLTALYRIWEETWPGNGGWALDIGGPGWLFAVKNFALLVLALPNHILFNRFMWDYVRQTDAKLLLTLPLNLPSIIMTDILAIRVLGLLGAMYSLAQYMISRRIRIAGMRYI